The proteins below come from a single Aegilops tauschii subsp. strangulata cultivar AL8/78 chromosome 6, Aet v6.0, whole genome shotgun sequence genomic window:
- the LOC123494343 gene encoding uncharacterized protein, whose product MASFFFLAGFQDYHNLRAAAFNSQARELTQKTADLTESRAANASLRAQLGESQTALRAKDAELAALVQERDRLVKKLADQEEGHKAALKAAQDREATLQAEFETKAAGWAEARQTLVSGYGQIEDLVDEYFPGYSTTANQAIEARRQAKRQAGFEISPTAGRSLEEQLLAIQARIQPAHRLLRRLQRAGSQVLAALWPGQVVPRTPSRTADWLEVAVGRFEAWKASAARSGARRALEFVKAWYPGLNLDQLATWRQQADTELEPARPAIIRRASAIADYTDTNVFAPEVDDNGVAKPEDWFGLDPAYGEDSAEEIDSSDEGEEEEEEGEDAEPAGGVAGQPDRASSTTSRASAFPAAGGGQAGTS is encoded by the exons gactaccacaacctccgagcggccgccttcaactcccaggctcgggagctgactcagaagaccgccgatcttactgagagccgag cggccaacgccagtctgagggcacagctgggggaatcccagactgctcttcgtgccaaggacgcagagctcgccgccttggtgcaggagcgcgatcgcttggtcaagaagctggccgaccaggaggaaggccacaaggctgcgctgaaggctgcgcaggatcgcgaagccaccctccaggccgagttcgaaacgaaggcggccggctgggcagaggccaggcagactctggtctccggctatggtcagattgaggatctggttgacg agtacttccctggctattcaactaccgccaaccaggccatcgaagcccgtcgccaggcgaagaggcaagccggcttcgagatctcgccaaccgccggccgctcgctggaagaacagctcctggcgatccaggctcgcatccagccggctcacaggctgctccgccggcttcagcgcgcgggatcacaggtcttggccgccctctggcccggccaagtggtccctcgcacccccagtcggaccgccgactggctggaggtggcagtcggccgcttcgaggcttggaaggcgtcagcagctcgctccggcgccaggcgggcgctggagttcgtcaaggcctggtatcccggcctgaacctggaccagctggctacctggcggcagcaggccgacacggagctggagccggcgcggccggccatcattcggcgggcttcagcgatcgccgactacaccgacaccaacgtcttcgcccccgaggtggacgacaatggagtcgccaagccggaagattggttcgggctggacccggcgtacggcgaggactcggcggaggagatcgactccagcgacgagggcgaagaggaggaggaggagggtgaagacgccgagccggctggcggagtagccggccagcctgaccgcgcctccagcactacgtcgcgtgcgagtgcgtttcctgccgcgggaggtggtcaagccgggaccagctag